In the Ptychodera flava strain L36383 chromosome 1, AS_Pfla_20210202, whole genome shotgun sequence genome, TGTTACCCAGGATGCACCTACTGCCACGGCGGGGATGCACGGCGTCGTGGCGGCCTGGAAGATGACACGGACCCCTTGCGGGATCATGCCATGCATCGGGCAATGTGGTACCATGGTCCCTCCGGATCCGCGACAGCAGCCCCATGgaactttattgaaatttgatcatCCAAATAACATCAAGATAGAAATGTGACAAACTGTAGTATGTCTGTATGTGGGTTGCTAATGCCGCAGcttgctttcattttttttttttttgtgggtGGGGAGGGGATTTGTGATGTGTACGTTATCGTTGCAGGAGCTGAAGTGGCGGCAAATGGCTTTGGCCAAGGGGGTATGCACGGATAGCTGATGGTCAGTGATGCGAGCAGATAACGGGTTGGACGTCATGCAAGGCATGCATGGCATTCATATTTGATAGTGAGGTGGACAAGAAGCAGCTGTGATTCGAGAGGCAAGGGTTCATTGTGTGTTCAGCAAAAGTGCGAGGCGTGGTTGTGAGGCAAAGGTAGAATGGCCTGCGTCTCCGTGCCCTTCCCAACGTTAACCATGATTATAGCAAGCCATAATCATCCATTAACAAAagaaacgacacggagacaGGGCTTGGCCGAAACCCAGGGGCGATGGAACATCCGGGCGTCATGGCGGCCTTTCCCGTGAAGCCAGTCGCAGATTTGAATGACCTCAAGGGAGGGCAACGTGTTACCCAGGATGCACCTACTGCCACGGCGGGGATGCACGGCGTCGTGGCGGCCTGGAAGATGACACGGACCCCTTGCGGGATCATGCcatgcatcgggcaacgtggtACCATGGTCCCTCCGGATCCGCGACAGCAGCCCCCAAATTAAAGCCAGCCCTCAGACCTGGCAGTCGTACAACTGCCACTACGCGTACTACAGAATAAACCACCGTTTAATTGTGAATAGTTCATAGTTCATAGTCCACGGTTCGATGTTTAAGCAAGTGACGTGTACAGTTCCACATATTGTATGCCCAACTTTGCTAACATAGTCATGTAAGAGTTTGTACTGTAGATCGAGCGTCGTTAAAGTCCCACTAACTAGTAGGTGTTTCTAACACCTCATGTCCTAGAGACTACTTCCTTGTAGCAAGCATGCGAGGTACAGAGTCTAGAGTCTCTTTCGCTGTCTTTATGTAGACCTGGTACGCGTCACTCCGCCATCGTCCTAGGGTCTTTATTAGCCAATCTGGTAGGCCAGCCTCGGCGGCGGTTGTGGCAGCACCACTTCTAAAGCTATGTGTGGTATATAGTTCCGCACTTTTAATCCTGAATGCACGAGCAGCTTTCTCAGGTAGTGTGTCAGCCTTTGACGCGTGAGCCACGTGCCATCAGCAAATTGGAAGACTGGCACTGCTGTATTCGTAAGGCAATGTGATCGTCGATATTTTGCAAAGGCGTTGACTGCATGCACAAACAGATGTCCCGGTTGGCGCAATGCGGAGTACGAACCCACGTCGATACGGGTCAGTCTTAGAGGATTTCAGTCTCACTTCTAGTACACTGCTCAACACTTATGTGTAGCGCGaaaacaaattccttaagactcaaaataatttgtcagcAACTACTGTGCAATAGTCGTCTACAGCTAATATTCTGTAATGCGTTCCCTCTTAAATAAGATGAAGCAAAATATCCGATCTGAGTTTCACgtggtttattagtccccacggacaccgtccgggggacttataggtttggtcatgtccgtgtgtgtgtgcgtccgtgcgtgcgtgcgtgcgtgcgtgtgtgcgtccgtccgtccgtccgtccgttcacgcagatatctcagagatgcaagaagcgatttcattcaaacttggtacaaggattacttcatatgtcatacagatgcacgtcgatttgttttgtgatacgatccaatatggccgccaggcggccattttattacgattttttcatgtacagagccataactcagacatgtttcaaccgattttattcaaagttggtacaaggacattgaccaatgtcatagatatgcacgtcattttgttttgtgatacgatccaatatggccgccaggcggccattttattacgattttttcatgtacagagccataactcagacatgtttcaaccgattttattcaaagttggtacaaggacattggccaatgtcatagatatgcacatcaatttgttttgtgatacaatccaatatggccgccaggcggccattttattacgattttttcatgtacagagccataactcagacatgtttcaaccgattttatcaaacgttggtacaaggacattgaccaatgtcatagatatgcatgtcgatttgttttgtgatacgatccaatatggctgccttgcggccattttattacgattttttcctgtcaagggccataatactctaaggcatatcttaaccgattttattcaaagttggtacaaggacattaacctatgtcatacatatgtatgtcaatttgtttcttgatatgatccaatatatcttaaccgattttattcaaagttggtacaaggacattaacctatgtcatacatatgtatgtcaatttgtttcttgatatgatccaatatggctgctgtgtggccattttattacgattttttcatatgcagaggcataactcaggcatatctcaaccgattttattcaaagttggtacaaggacattgacctatgtcttacatatgtacgtcaattttttatgtgatacgatccaatatggccgctaggcagccattttattacgatattttcatgtacagaggaataactcagacatgtttcaacggattttattcaaagttggtacaaggagattgactaatgtcatacatatgcatgtcaatttgttatgtgatacgatccaatatggctgccttgcggccattttattacgatgttttcctgtcgagggccataatactctaaggcatatcttaaccgattttattcaaagttggtacaaggacattaacctatgtcatacatatgtatgtcaatttgtttcttgatatgatccaatatggctgcatggcagccatttgttacaattttttcgtgtccttagccaaaacttgggcatgtctcaattaatgaagaggactctatcctcttaggacatgtaatcaaagtacccattaacaagtggggactgtgtcatcaacgatgacttgttcgaATATAGGCATGTCTTCCAGACTGAGAACAACAAATTCTCTGAGTAGAATGTTGTACTACAAACGTTGAGAACGTTTGGGAACgattaactgaaaacaaatcaaaacaaaaggatACAGGAAGTGAGAACTAAGCTACGTTcacactatgacacaggaaGTAAATACTCTCTATAACACAGGAAGTAAATACACTCTATGACACAGGAAAATGGAAACAGGAAGTATACTCCCTCTAAGATGactcaggggtcaaaggtcataatagGTGGGGTGGTCACGTGACCCACCTCAGTAAACGCCCTCTAACGGTGACTGAACGTTTACTTTCGTTGACaagatctcatttgcataaaagcagCCCTGACTTAATGAACAATACGTTGCTTTGAAACAATCACTAACTCAAAGATGCATAAGAATACAATCACTAAGATCTACTTTAACAAAAAGGTCTCAAAAAGTTGTACTATAAATGTAATCAGAGTCGTTGAATGTGTCCATTATAGCATTCATTGTTCACATACTTCAATAGGGTCCTTGGCCTTTTGTTAGGCACACGTGCTCTTAGAGTCTCACAATGGAATAAGGCTATTCAATGTTCCTTCAAGAATGTCTGCTTTAAAGTCACAAAAGAATCAACTGAATGGCTTACCGATTTTGTGTTGGGTTGTATAAGACTATCGCATCAACAGGTTCAAAGCTGTTTCATCAAAatggtctttacaagcaatcttGGCGAGAACTATAGCCGGTCACTTTCAGAGACATGTCCACTCTCTGAAGGTCTAACTTAAAGTGACTAGAAGCACGCTTGGAATGGGTGCATGTGCGCAATGCGTAATACAAAAGGTAAACATTGAAGGACGGAAGTTGATGGTGActcatgactttgaatttgaactatGGCCAAATAAGGGGATGTTGATTTTGACCGTAACATTCCGGTCCCCTAATTGTGTAGATGTGACTCGGAACAATTATAAATCCAATATtctaaactggtcaaaattcaaTCTAACTAAACAAACATGAATAATATACTGTTCATATATCACTAATAAAAAAGATTAAAGTTCTTAGCTGTTCTTGTGTCCTTCAGACGAATCTTCAATGGCGTCGGCCTCCAGGAGCACACACAACTTATCCACTGGACGTCGTAGAGTAGTCGCTCTGGTCTTGACTTCTGCAAACCTGACGAGTCCCTTCTTATCTTTCATCACTTTGGTGATTCTGCCCATCGACCAGGAGTTCCTCGGCGCTGTGTTGTCGACGATCAACACCACGTCTCCAACGTTGAGGTTTCTTCTGATCTCGAGCCACTTCTGTCTCTCTTGTAGCAATGGGAGATATTCTTTCATCCATCTCTTCCAGAATATATCTGCCAGGTACTGCACTTGTCTCCATCGACAGCGTACGTAGTTGTCATTCTTCTGAAACAAGCCAGGTGGCAGGGCCTGTTTTGGTTTCAGCATCAACAAATGGTTGGGTGTTAATGCCTCTAGATCGTTCGGATCTTCTGACAGCCTGGTGATCGGTCGGCTGTTAATTATGGCTTCCACTTCGCAGAACAGCGTTCGGATCGAGTGCTTCATCTGACATGCGAAGTGGTTGTTCTTTGAGCAAGGAAAAGATGATTTTCCTTATGGTTCTGATGTGACGCTCCCATACTCCTCCAAAGTGGGAACCTGCTTAGGGTTGAATTCCCATTTGATGTCTTGTTGGTGGAGCATCTCAGCTATCTTCTCTTGGTTCCATCTCCTGATACTTTCCTTCAGCTCTTTGTCGGCTGCGACGAAGTTAGTCCCGTTGTCTGATCTGATGGACCTAACTTGTCCTCTTCGTGCTATAAATCTTCTGATGGCGTTGATGCACGAATCTGTATCTAATGAGCAGGCTACTTCTAAGTGTACCGCACGAGTCGCCATACATGTGAAGATTGCTCCATACCTCTTCTCAGTGACACGGCCACGTTTGACCTCAGTGGTCCGAAGTAATCTACACCTGTGCGAGTGAATGGTGGCTCTTCGGGGGTGATGCGGTCCTTAGGTAGGTCTGACATCTTCTGCTCACAAACTTTCGCTCTATACTTTCTACTACAGATGACACATTTGGTTACGAGGTTGCGGATTGCTGTAGGCGCCCGTAGAATCCAATATTTCTCTCTTAGCTAGCCAGCATCGAGTTCCTTCCAAGATGTCCGACTTCTTTGTGGGTTTCTTGGAGTATGATTGTTGACACTGGTGAGTCTTTAGGCAGCACTATCGGGTGCTTGCTGTCTGGTGACACTGAGGCACGTTCCAGGCGTCCGCCAACTCGTATTATTCCTTTATCCAAAATTGGGTCCAGCTTATATAATGGGCTGTATCTCCTGACTTGCTTCTTCTCGTTGTAGGAGTGCCATTTCATCTGGAAAATGCTTTCGCTGCACATACTTCATGATTGCATCTTCTGCCCTTTGCAGATTCTCTAGTGAAACAGGTGGGATTGTTGTTTCACAACTCTTCTGGCTAGTATCTGCGTTGGTGTCTTCATCGCCTTCCTTTCTTTTGCGGCATTTATCTTGAAGGTTTTTCTTCGCTAACAGGAACCATCCGACTATTTTCTTTAGTTTCATCATGCTGGAGTAGCGTAGTAAGATCTTCTCTACCCCAAACTCTTGCTCTACTAGTACGGTGCTGTACACGGATGCTTCCCGCTTGACTTCTGGGTCTTTATTACATAGCGCTCTGGAGATGTCCTGTTGTGCAGGCCATTCATTTTCTCGTTTCCACAGCAAATCTGGTCCTCGCAGCCATCTTTTGTTTTGCAGGAACTTGTCTACCGTTAGTCCCCTAGATGCGTCGTCTGCTGGGTTGGATTTTGTGTCGACGTACTTCCACTGTTTACTATCCGAACCTTCACGTATAATGTTGATCCGGTTGGCTACGAAGGTGTGGAATTGGGATGTTTCATTGGCGCAGTACTTAATCGTTGATGTGCTGTCTGTCCAGAAGTATATCCTTGTGTTTTTAATGTCGAGTTCTTCCTCCAACATTCTGTTCATTCTCACGGCCACTGTAGCTGCTGTCAGCTCCAGGCGTGGGATGGTGATTTTCTTCAGTGGTGCAACCCTTGCTTTTCCCATAAGGAAGGCGCAGTGAATTCTTCCGTTTTCGTTTATGAGTCTGATATACGATGCAACACGTATCCATATTCACTGGCATCAGAAAAGTGATGTATTTCACGTACCTTGACTTCGCCAAAGTCTGCTGGTTTGTAGCACCTCTGAGTTGATACGTTTTTCTAGTTTTGGAAGATCTGATAGCCATCTTAGCCATTTCTTCCGATCGTCTTCTTTGATCTTTGCATCCCAGCCAATACCTCTACGACACAAGTCTTGAAGTAGTATTCTTGCAGGTAGGATGAACGGAGCTGCGAGTCCAACGGGATGGTATACTGAGCTGATAATTGATAGTATGCCTCTTCTCATTGGAGGCCGGCTTTCAATGTTGATCTGGAATCCTATGGTGTCTGACTCGACCGACCATGAAGTACCTAGGGCACGCTCTACTGGTAGGCAGTCGTATTCCAGCTTCAGGTCTTTGATTTCCTTAGCTCTTTCTTCTTTTGGTATAGTCTCCAATACTTCGCGGCTGTTGCTCACCCACTTCGTTAGACGGAAACCGCCTTCTTGCAAGCTGCAGTCAGATCTTGCGTCAACTCGATTGCCTTCTTCGCATTTTCTACCGACTTGAGGCAATCATCTACGTAGAAGTCTCTCtttattgttttgacaacttcCTTGTTGAATAGGTGGCTGTTGTCGTCGGCCATCTTGTGTAGTGCTGTGTTCGCGCAGCTCGGGGATGATACTGCACCGAACAGGTGAACCATCATTTTATAGACTCTTGGAGGGCTTTCTATGTTTCCATCTGGCCACCAATAGAAGCGTAGACAGTCACTGTCCTCTTCTCTAACCTTTACCTGGTGGAACATAGCCTCTATGTCTGCCATTAAAGCGATTGGTTCCTGTCGAAATCGTAATAACACTCCTAGTAGATTATTCGTCAGATCCGGCCCTTGTAGTAATAGGTTGTTCAACGACACTCCTTGGAACTTTGCTGAACAGTCAAAGACAACGCGGATCTTCTCTGGTTTCTTCGGATGATATACTCCATGGTGGGGTATATACCATACCTTTCCGTCGTCTCGATCTAACTCGTCGTTAGGGACTTGTATTGCATATCCCTTCTCAATTATGTCTGCCATGAACTTCTGGTAGTCGGCATGGAACTTTGGGttgtttctcaactttctttccaGGCCTCTAAATCGTTGTAAGGCATAGTGCTGATTGTCCGGTAGTCGAACTCTTTCATTTTGAATGGAAGTCccattttgtagtgtccgtctACTAGCTCAATGGTTTCCTTtactttctgcatgaacttcTTGTCTTCTTGGGAGTGTTCCCTTTTGTCATCTATCATGCGCTCAGGAAAATCAAGGTCAATGGAATGTCGCACTAACCTGTCTAGTTTATCCAATTCTTCCATATCCTCTACGGCCACAACTTCTGTTCTGTAGCTGGGAGGATGTTGCCCTTGTTCGTTCAATCTGACTACGTGCCAGGGGATCCATCCTACGCGTGTTCTGCATGCGTGAGGAGTTGAGTCTGGACCACGTATTGTTTCCAGAGGGGTAAATACTGCTGTTTCTCCGGTACCTATCATCAGTCCTATTTCGGCATCTATTCTTGGAAGCCTTATATTCTTCAAATGCGGCCATCTCATGAGATCCTCTTGACGGGGAATGTAGTCTTCAGAGACGCCTATCTCTGGTTTAGTGTATACTGTTTTCAGCTCTACCTGTGGCTCTGAACAGTCTAGGTTGTAAACTTCTATGCCAGTGACTTTGTCGCAGGTGTGGCTGCCTAAGCCGTTCACTGTATTTACCGTCAGCTTTGTCTTTCTGCCTGTGGCTCCAAGTTTTCTCTGTAACGCTTCTGTGCAGAATGATATGACACTACCTGTATCCAGAAAGGCATAAGtctgtaccattctatttgagCCTTTCAACTTCACCTTGACAGGGAAAATAGTCAGCAGGACCTTGCagttatcatcatcaccacacAGTGTCATCGTCTTGACCACCGGTCCCCATAAAGGACTGTACTTGGTCCACCTCTGCTGTGGTGCAGTGTACTGCGACACTCTCCGTCTGTACTGGTCTCTTTGAATCCTCATCTTTATCAGTTGTCGGTCGACGATCCTGATGTAGTACTGTTGGGTGTTTTCCTTGGCATTTGGAGCATTTAGCTTTCTGCTTGCATTGCCTACTCCGGTGACCAGGTTTCAGACAGCCAAAACATACACCTTGGTTCTCAGAAAGTTAACAGTATCTTCTTGACTGGCTGCAATCAATTGTTCGCAACTGTCGAAAGAATGATTGTTATCTTGGCAGTGCAGGCATGGTTTCTGTTGAGCCTTGTTTGGTTTGGAGGTTGAAGTGTTGCTCTTCTTGCTCCCTTGGTTCGTCTTCTTGTCTGCGCTTGTAACGCTAGTGGCGAAAGAttgttcactttgtctgtacCTCTCTTCTTTTTCACTGGATTGTCGAGACTAGCCGTTGCTTGTCTACTGTAGTCCGGCATGACAGTCTGCTTGCTTCGGACTTCACCAGATCGACGAGGTCTTCAAATCTTACTCTTTTCTTGGCTTTGCGTATCTTCGCTGTGCGTTTACTCCAAAAATCTTGAATAAAGTAAGGAAGCTTCTTGACAATCcgtttcatattttctgaatgttcTAGTGTTTCTAGGCCGTCAACACATCGGGTTGCTGTCTTACATCGATTCAAGAAGATGGCGAACTTGTCTAACGAGGCAACGTTGTCTGGCTTGATTGGAGGCCAGTCCAAAACCTTCCTCAGGTAGGCGTTGGCTATCTTGTGTGGATCACCATAGCGCTCTTCCAGCTCCTCCATGGCACCTTGATATGCTTCACTTGCATCTATACCCGCATACCCTTGAACTATTTCATGGGCTGTGCCTTCCGTGAACTGTCTCAGCAGAGTGAGTTTATCTTTATCATCTTCGGCAGTCGGTACAAGTTTGGTCTCAAACTCATCTATGAATGATCTGTACTCCATGATGTTACCGTCAAACTTCTTTATCACTGTGGACATTTTCTTTATTGCTCTGATCATGGCCCACTGTGCAGAGTCACGTGTCGTCTTACTCATGTTACTGCTACTGCTTCTGATGGAAATTCTGGAAGCTGCTACACTGACTTCTTCTTCTAAATCATCCGCCTCACTGTCATTCTCCCTTTCTATTGTAGGAGTTTCCTTCTTATACACTCGTACTGGTGTTGTGGTCTTTCGTGGTTTTGTTCTGGACACAATGGATTTGTCCTCCAGTGGTTCAGTCTTAACATTGATGGCGATATCGTCCTCGAATTCGTCACCAAAAAACTTATTGAGAGATCTAGCTCTAGCATCGGCTACGGCAATCTTcgtgtcaagttcatgttgctCCTCCCTGAGTTGAAGCTCATGTCTTGCCATGGCACGCTCCATTTCTTGCCTCTGCCGCTCTTCTTGGAGTTGAAGCTTGTACTTAGCACGCTCAACTTCTTGCTTCTTCTTGAGCTTGGCTGACCTTGCCAACAGTTCAGCCTTTTCCCTTTCATCAGCTAGTTTGGTGGCTGAGAGTGCACTGTGGCTTGTATGATGGCTGACCCCACTCTGGCTGCCAACTACAGACGGCTTCGGTGTGCCGACTTGAGAGACACTATCTTCTGGTCCTACATCCTCTTGTGGATGAATTGGT is a window encoding:
- the LOC139143206 gene encoding uncharacterized protein, which translates into the protein MGKARVAPLKKITIPRLELTAATVAVRMNRMLEEELDIKNTRIYFWTDSTSTIKYCANETSQFHTFVANRINIIREGSDSKQWKYVDTKSNPADDASRGLTVDKFLQNKRWLRGPDLLWKRENEWPAQQDISRALCNKDPEVKREASVYSTVLVEQEFGVEKILLRYSSMMKLKKIVGWFLLAKKNLQDKCRKRKEGDEDTNADTSQKSCETTIPPVSLENLQRAEDAIMKCRLLRTTEVKRGRVTEKRYGAIFTCMATRAVHLEVACSLDTDSCINAIRRFIARRGQVRSIRSDNGTNFVAADKELKESIRRWNQEKIAEMLHQQDIKWEFNPKQVPTLEEYGSVTSEP